A portion of the Micromonospora vinacea genome contains these proteins:
- a CDS encoding family 43 glycosylhydrolase translates to MKVEDRTTTRATRRARRVIAWLASMACVLALIPGTAKADNPIVQNIYTADPAPMVHNGRVYLYTGHDEDGSTYFTMREWRVYSSADMVNWTDHGSPMNLATFAWADANAWAGQVVPRNGKFYWYVPVRQRSNGQMVIGVGVADSPTGPFRDALGRPLVGNNEIDPHAFIDDDGQAYLYWGNPGLWYVKLNPDMISFSGSATRIPLTTAGFGTRSGNASRPTLYEEGPWVFKRNGLYYNVFAAECCSEFIAYSTATGPTGPWTYRGTIMPRQGASFTNHAGVIDFQGGSYFFYHNGALPGGGGYTRSVAVEKFSYTSNGLFPTITMTSTGAPQVGTLNPYVRQEAETIAWGSGIETEVSSEGGMNVGWIENGDYIKVKGVAFGAGATAFSARVASATSGGRIEVRLDSANGPTVGTCTVGGTGGWQTWTTSTCSVSGATGTHDLYLRFAGGSGNLFNINWWQFGGTGGGSATNLITNGDVENGTTGWGVHGSGTLARNTTVAHGGTGSLSITGRTGAWNGPSQDVTSKLTNGKSYTTNVWVRAQGGTPSAKATLSLTANGTTNYLQLTPAVGVNVNGWTLLTGTTTVSWSGTLTSAAFYVETAEGTDSLLVDDASFQ, encoded by the coding sequence GTGAAGGTGGAAGATCGAACCACAACCCGGGCCACCCGCCGGGCCAGGCGGGTCATCGCCTGGCTGGCCAGCATGGCCTGCGTCCTCGCCCTGATCCCCGGTACGGCCAAGGCCGACAACCCCATCGTCCAGAACATCTACACGGCCGACCCGGCGCCGATGGTGCACAACGGCCGGGTGTACCTCTACACCGGACATGACGAGGACGGGTCCACCTACTTCACCATGCGTGAGTGGCGGGTGTACTCGTCCGCGGACATGGTGAACTGGACCGATCACGGCTCGCCGATGAATCTGGCGACGTTCGCGTGGGCGGACGCCAACGCGTGGGCCGGGCAGGTCGTTCCGCGTAACGGGAAGTTCTACTGGTACGTGCCGGTGCGCCAGCGCTCCAACGGGCAGATGGTCATCGGCGTCGGGGTGGCGGACAGCCCGACCGGACCATTTCGCGACGCGCTCGGTCGGCCACTGGTCGGCAACAACGAAATCGACCCGCACGCGTTCATCGACGATGACGGGCAGGCCTATCTGTACTGGGGTAACCCGGGTCTGTGGTACGTGAAATTGAACCCGGACATGATTTCGTTCTCCGGCAGCGCGACGCGTATCCCGCTCACCACGGCGGGGTTCGGTACCCGGAGCGGTAACGCGAGTCGGCCGACCCTCTACGAGGAGGGGCCGTGGGTGTTCAAGCGCAACGGGTTGTATTACAACGTGTTCGCGGCGGAGTGTTGCTCGGAGTTCATCGCGTACTCCACGGCCACGGGACCGACGGGGCCGTGGACATATCGGGGAACGATCATGCCGCGGCAGGGCGCCAGTTTCACCAATCACGCGGGTGTGATCGATTTCCAGGGTGGTTCGTATTTCTTCTATCACAACGGCGCACTGCCCGGTGGCGGTGGTTACACGCGTTCGGTCGCTGTGGAGAAGTTCAGTTACACCAGCAATGGTCTGTTCCCGACGATCACGATGACGAGTACGGGTGCCCCGCAGGTGGGCACGCTGAACCCGTACGTGCGGCAGGAGGCCGAGACGATCGCGTGGGGCTCGGGGATCGAGACCGAAGTGTCCAGCGAGGGCGGGATGAACGTCGGCTGGATCGAGAACGGCGACTACATCAAGGTCAAGGGCGTCGCGTTCGGCGCGGGTGCGACAGCGTTCAGCGCCCGGGTCGCGTCGGCAACCAGCGGCGGCCGGATCGAGGTACGCCTCGACAGCGCCAACGGCCCGACCGTGGGCACCTGCACCGTGGGTGGCACCGGCGGCTGGCAGACCTGGACCACCAGCACCTGTTCGGTCAGCGGAGCGACCGGCACCCATGATCTCTACCTGCGCTTCGCCGGCGGCAGCGGCAACCTGTTCAACATCAACTGGTGGCAGTTCGGCGGCACCGGCGGCGGCAGCGCCACCAACCTGATCACCAACGGCGATGTGGAGAACGGCACGACGGGCTGGGGTGTGCACGGCAGCGGAACGCTCGCCAGGAACACCACAGTCGCGCACGGCGGTACCGGGTCGCTGTCCATCACCGGCCGGACCGGCGCCTGGAACGGCCCCAGCCAGGACGTGACCAGCAAGCTCACCAACGGCAAGAGCTACACCACGAACGTCTGGGTACGAGCACAGGGCGGCACCCCGTCGGCGAAGGCGACACTGTCGCTGACCGCGAACGGCACGACGAACTACCTCCAGCTGACCCCGGCGGTCGGGGTGAACGTCAACGGTTGGACCCTGCTCACCGGCACCACGACCGTGTCGTGGAGCGGCACCCTGACCAGCGCCGCCTTCTACGTCGAGACAGCCGAGGGCACCGACAGCCTCCTCGTCGACGACGCCTCGTTCCAGTGA
- a CDS encoding endo-1,4-beta-xylanase: MNHRRALRAAVTIAVAGALAAGMTLTLTSTASAGTTLRASAAEKGRYFGAAVATGKLSTSVYATILNREFNSVVAENEMKWDATEPQQGRFSYTGGDRLVSHAQANGMSVRGHALLWHQQQPGWAQGMSGSALRNAAINHVTQVATHFRGKIHSWDVVNEAFADGGSGGRRDSNLQRTGNDWIEAAFRAARAADPGAKLCYNDYNTDGINAKSTGIYNMVRDFRSRGVPIDCVGFQSHLGTSLAGDYQANLQRFADLGVDVQITELDVMTGGNQANIFGAVTRACMNVSRCTGITVWGVRDCDSWRGSDNALLFDCNGNKKAAYTSVLNALNAGPAIPTDPPTDPPTDPPTTPPPGTGGCSASVSLNSWTGGFVATVKVTAGSAGTSGWNVSATLASGASVTNTWSATASGSSGTVRFANVDYNGRLGAGQVTEFGFQGTGSGAGITPTCTAS, from the coding sequence ATGAATCACAGAAGAGCCCTGCGAGCGGCGGTGACCATCGCCGTTGCCGGCGCCCTCGCCGCCGGTATGACGTTGACGCTGACCTCCACGGCCAGCGCCGGCACGACCCTCCGGGCCTCGGCGGCCGAGAAGGGCCGCTACTTCGGCGCGGCCGTCGCGACGGGCAAGCTCTCGACCAGCGTGTACGCGACCATCCTGAACCGTGAGTTCAACAGTGTCGTGGCCGAGAACGAGATGAAGTGGGACGCCACCGAGCCGCAGCAGGGTCGGTTCAGCTACACCGGTGGTGATCGTCTGGTCAGTCACGCGCAGGCCAACGGCATGAGCGTGCGGGGTCACGCGCTGCTGTGGCACCAGCAGCAGCCGGGCTGGGCGCAGGGCATGTCCGGCAGCGCGTTGCGCAACGCGGCGATCAACCACGTCACGCAGGTGGCGACGCACTTCCGAGGCAAGATCCACTCGTGGGACGTGGTGAACGAGGCGTTCGCCGACGGCGGTAGTGGCGGGCGTCGGGACTCGAACCTTCAGCGCACCGGGAACGACTGGATCGAGGCGGCGTTCCGGGCGGCGCGGGCGGCGGATCCGGGTGCGAAGTTGTGTTACAACGACTACAACACCGACGGGATCAACGCGAAGTCGACGGGGATCTACAACATGGTGCGGGACTTCAGGTCCCGTGGCGTGCCGATCGACTGCGTGGGTTTCCAGTCGCACCTGGGCACCTCGCTGGCCGGTGACTACCAGGCCAATCTGCAGCGTTTCGCTGATCTCGGTGTGGATGTGCAGATCACCGAGTTGGACGTGATGACCGGTGGCAACCAGGCCAACATCTTCGGCGCCGTCACCCGCGCCTGCATGAACGTCTCCCGTTGCACCGGCATCACGGTGTGGGGGGTGCGCGACTGTGACTCGTGGCGTGGGTCCGACAACGCCCTGCTGTTCGACTGCAACGGCAACAAGAAGGCCGCGTACACCAGCGTTCTGAACGCCCTCAACGCCGGCCCCGCCATCCCCACGGACCCGCCGACCGACCCGCCGACGGACCCGCCGACCACCCCGCCGCCGGGAACCGGTGGCTGCTCGGCGTCGGTGTCGCTGAACTCGTGGACGGGCGGTTTCGTGGCCACAGTGAAGGTGACCGCCGGCTCCGCCGGAACGAGCGGGTGGAACGTCAGCGCCACGCTTGCGAGCGGTGCCAGTGTCACGAACACCTGGAGCGCGACGGCCAGTGGCTCCAGCGGCACGGTCCGGTTCGCCAACGTGGACTACAATGGCCGGCTCGGCGCGGGCCAGGTCACCGAGTTCGGCTTCCAGGGCACGGGCAGTGGGGCCGGCATCACGCCGACCTGCACCGCCTCCTGA
- a CDS encoding beta-L-arabinofuranosidase domain-containing protein codes for MPPPPLSRRHLLQAAGATVALSAAGTAVSPGSASAAVVPPVRSDIGVSAYAFDLGQVRLTSGRWMDNQSRTLNYLRFVDVDRMLYNFRANHRLSTNGAATNGGWDAPNFPFRTHMQGHFLSAWAYAYAVLGDTTCRDKANYMVAELAKCQANNGAAGFGAGYLSGFPESDFSALEARTLSNGNVPYYCIHKTLAGLLDVWRYIGNTQARTVLLSLAGWVDTRTSRLSSSQMQSMLGTEFGGMNDVLADIYQQTGDSRWLATAQRFDHAAIFDPLASGQDQLNGKHANTQVPKWIGAAREFKATGTTRYRNIASNAWNITVGAHTYVIGGNSQAEHFRPPNAIAGYLTNDTCEQCNTYNMLKLTRELWLLDPNRADYFDYYERALMNHLIGGQNSADSRGHITYFTPLRPGGRRGVGPAWGGGTWSTDYNSFWCCQGTGLEINTRLMDSIYFYNGTTLSVNLFTPSVLNWTQRGITVTQTTSFPVSDTTTLTLSGSMSGSWSIRVRIPSWTSGATIAVNGTVENVTTTPGSYATVTRTWAAGDTITVRLPMQVAIKAANDNANVGAITYGPAVLAGNYGNTALSTLPTLTVSSITRTSTSSLAFTASANGSTVNLAPFYDAHGYNYTVYWNTSGSGGPTGSYRLVNVGTGLVLGVQNMSTADGGLAVQWGDSGTADHNWVVITDGNAVRFRNVHSGKVLGVENMSTADNARVLQWADNGTADHRWILVDNGDGTYKIRNVNSNKLLGILNGSTAWGAQAVQDPDNGSADNRWRLVRNA; via the coding sequence ATGCCACCCCCACCCCTCAGCCGCCGCCACCTGCTTCAGGCCGCCGGAGCCACAGTGGCGCTCTCCGCGGCCGGCACCGCCGTCTCCCCCGGGAGCGCGTCCGCCGCCGTCGTGCCCCCGGTCCGGTCCGACATCGGCGTCTCGGCGTACGCGTTCGACCTCGGTCAGGTGCGGCTGACCTCCGGCCGCTGGATGGACAACCAGTCTCGGACGCTCAACTACCTGCGGTTCGTCGACGTCGACCGGATGCTCTACAACTTCCGCGCCAACCACCGGCTGTCCACGAACGGCGCCGCCACCAACGGGGGCTGGGACGCACCGAACTTCCCGTTCCGGACCCACATGCAGGGCCACTTCCTGAGCGCGTGGGCGTACGCGTACGCGGTGCTGGGCGACACCACCTGCCGGGACAAGGCGAACTACATGGTCGCCGAGTTGGCCAAGTGCCAGGCCAACAACGGCGCCGCCGGCTTCGGCGCGGGATACCTCTCCGGCTTCCCGGAGTCCGACTTCAGCGCGCTCGAGGCACGGACGCTGTCCAACGGCAACGTGCCCTACTACTGCATCCACAAGACCCTCGCCGGGCTGCTCGACGTCTGGCGCTACATCGGCAACACACAGGCCCGTACGGTGCTGCTGTCACTGGCGGGCTGGGTCGACACCCGGACCAGCCGACTGAGCTCCAGCCAGATGCAGTCGATGCTGGGCACCGAGTTCGGGGGCATGAACGACGTGCTCGCCGACATCTACCAGCAGACCGGCGACAGCCGGTGGCTCGCCACCGCACAGCGGTTCGACCACGCCGCCATCTTCGACCCGCTGGCCTCCGGCCAGGACCAGCTCAACGGTAAGCACGCCAACACGCAGGTGCCCAAGTGGATCGGCGCGGCCCGGGAGTTCAAGGCCACCGGGACCACCCGTTACCGGAACATCGCCAGCAACGCGTGGAACATCACCGTCGGCGCGCACACCTACGTCATCGGCGGCAACAGCCAGGCGGAGCACTTCCGGCCGCCCAACGCGATCGCCGGCTACCTCACCAACGACACCTGCGAGCAGTGCAACACGTACAACATGCTCAAACTGACCCGGGAGCTGTGGCTGCTCGACCCGAACCGGGCGGACTACTTCGACTACTACGAGCGCGCGCTGATGAACCACCTGATCGGCGGACAGAACTCGGCCGACAGCCGCGGCCACATCACCTACTTCACCCCGCTGCGGCCGGGTGGTCGTCGGGGTGTGGGCCCGGCGTGGGGTGGCGGCACCTGGAGCACCGACTACAACTCGTTCTGGTGCTGCCAGGGCACCGGCCTGGAGATCAACACGAGGTTGATGGACTCCATCTACTTCTACAACGGCACCACGCTGAGCGTGAACCTGTTCACGCCGTCGGTGCTGAACTGGACGCAGCGCGGCATCACCGTCACCCAGACCACCAGCTTCCCGGTCAGTGACACCACCACCCTGACCCTGAGCGGCTCGATGAGCGGCTCATGGAGCATCCGGGTGCGGATCCCGTCCTGGACCAGCGGTGCGACGATCGCCGTCAACGGCACTGTGGAGAACGTCACCACCACACCGGGCAGCTACGCCACGGTCACCCGCACCTGGGCCGCAGGCGACACCATCACCGTGCGGCTGCCGATGCAGGTCGCCATCAAGGCCGCCAACGACAACGCCAACGTCGGCGCGATCACGTACGGCCCCGCGGTGCTGGCCGGCAACTACGGCAACACAGCCCTGAGCACCCTGCCCACCCTCACCGTCTCCTCGATCACCCGGACCAGCACCAGCTCGCTCGCGTTCACCGCCAGCGCCAACGGGTCCACTGTGAACCTCGCCCCCTTCTACGACGCCCACGGCTACAACTACACGGTCTACTGGAACACCAGCGGAAGCGGCGGCCCCACCGGCAGCTACCGCCTGGTCAACGTCGGCACCGGGCTGGTCCTCGGCGTGCAGAACATGTCCACCGCCGACGGCGGTCTGGCCGTGCAGTGGGGCGACAGCGGCACCGCGGACCACAACTGGGTGGTCATCACCGACGGCAACGCGGTCCGGTTCCGCAACGTCCACAGCGGCAAGGTCCTGGGCGTGGAGAACATGTCCACCGCCGACAACGCCAGAGTCCTCCAGTGGGCCGACAACGGCACCGCCGACCACCGGTGGATCCTGGTGGACAACGGCGACGGCACCTACAAGATCCGCAACGTCAACAGCAACAAACTGCTCGGAATCCTGAACGGGTCGACCGCCTGGGGAGCGCAGGCCGTGCAGGATCCAGACAACGGCAGCGCCGACAACCGGTGGAGGCTGGTCCGCAACGCCTGA
- a CDS encoding SMP-30/gluconolactonase/LRE family protein, translating into MNRPLRTTLGGALTAAMLVTIAVAPAQAHPAGQPPTVLALPDGFQPEGIATAGRYAYFGSRATGAIQRVDLVTGRGTTIGAATGTPSLGLKVDPRGRLFVSGGTAGDARVLDTRTGEVLARYQFATAPTFVNDVVLTRDAAYFTDSNRPVLYRLPLGRGGALPPADAFTTITLTGAYEQVGTGVNLNGIATTPDGRALIVVQSTTGTLYRVDPATGASTVVDVPGHTFTNGDGLLLLGRTLYVVQNRLNQVAVVRLNHTGTAGTLTSIITDPTFDVPTTVAKSLGRLYLPNARFTTPPTPTTPYTAVAVRTH; encoded by the coding sequence GTGAACCGCCCCCTCCGCACCACGCTCGGCGGCGCGTTGACCGCCGCCATGCTGGTCACCATCGCCGTCGCGCCGGCGCAGGCGCACCCCGCAGGGCAGCCGCCGACCGTCCTCGCCCTTCCCGACGGCTTCCAGCCCGAGGGCATCGCCACCGCCGGCCGGTACGCCTACTTCGGCTCCCGCGCGACCGGCGCCATCCAGCGCGTCGACCTGGTCACCGGCCGGGGCACGACGATCGGCGCGGCCACCGGCACGCCGTCGCTCGGCCTCAAGGTCGACCCACGCGGCCGGCTCTTCGTCTCCGGCGGCACGGCTGGCGACGCGCGCGTGCTCGACACCCGCACCGGCGAAGTCCTGGCCCGCTACCAGTTCGCCACCGCCCCGACGTTCGTCAACGACGTCGTGCTGACCCGCGACGCCGCGTACTTCACCGACTCGAACCGGCCGGTGCTCTACCGGCTGCCGCTCGGTCGCGGCGGGGCGCTGCCTCCCGCCGACGCCTTCACCACGATCACACTGACCGGCGCCTACGAGCAGGTCGGCACCGGCGTGAACCTCAACGGCATCGCCACCACACCGGACGGCCGGGCGCTGATCGTCGTCCAGTCCACCACCGGCACGCTGTACCGGGTCGACCCGGCGACCGGCGCGAGCACCGTCGTGGACGTGCCGGGCCACACCTTCACCAACGGCGACGGACTGCTCCTGCTCGGCCGCACCCTCTACGTCGTGCAGAACCGCCTCAACCAGGTCGCTGTGGTCCGGCTGAACCACACCGGCACCGCCGGCACGCTCACCAGCATCATCACCGACCCGACCTTCGACGTGCCCACCACCGTCGCCAAGTCGTTGGGCCGGCTCTACCTGCCCAACGCCCGGTTCACCACACCGCCGACCCCCACCACGCCGTACACCGCCGTCGCGGTCCGCACCCACTGA
- a CDS encoding MHYT domain-containing protein: MAEINHFEYGWITPALSYALSVLGSILGLVCAGRIRTARTNRQRAWWGLLSAWALGGTAIWAMHFMAMLGFAVENTRIRYDVPLTAASTAIAVVAVGIGLAIVGTGRLNPVRLIAGGVFTGAGVASMHYTGMAAMRLNGSLGYDTVRVVLSVVIAVVASTVALWLAMTVRRGLAIFASALVMGIAVNGMHFTGMSALSVHRHERAGEVTGAGVSTLLVPIVLAVLFGVVGLLYALLAAPTDDDRAAAAYLDGRRLAEPAPSTPTAAPDPVGLRARSTLGQPGTPFPSRRDTPPR, from the coding sequence GTGGCGGAGATCAATCACTTTGAGTACGGGTGGATCACGCCCGCCCTGAGTTACGCGCTGTCCGTGCTCGGTTCGATCCTCGGTCTGGTCTGCGCGGGACGCATCCGTACGGCCCGGACGAACCGTCAGCGGGCGTGGTGGGGTCTGCTGTCGGCCTGGGCGCTGGGCGGCACCGCCATCTGGGCGATGCACTTCATGGCCATGCTCGGCTTCGCCGTCGAGAACACCCGGATCCGCTACGACGTGCCGTTGACCGCGGCCAGCACGGCCATCGCCGTGGTGGCGGTCGGTATCGGCCTGGCCATCGTGGGCACCGGTCGGCTGAATCCGGTACGACTGATCGCCGGCGGCGTCTTCACCGGCGCCGGGGTGGCCTCCATGCACTACACCGGAATGGCCGCCATGCGCCTCAACGGCAGCCTCGGCTACGACACCGTCCGGGTCGTGCTCTCGGTGGTCATCGCCGTGGTCGCGTCCACCGTCGCGCTGTGGCTCGCGATGACCGTCCGGCGGGGGTTGGCGATCTTCGCCTCCGCGCTGGTCATGGGGATTGCCGTCAACGGGATGCACTTCACCGGTATGAGCGCCCTGTCGGTGCACCGTCACGAGCGGGCGGGTGAGGTGACCGGCGCCGGGGTGAGCACCCTGCTGGTGCCGATCGTGCTGGCGGTGCTCTTCGGGGTCGTCGGTCTGCTCTACGCGTTGCTCGCCGCCCCGACCGACGACGACCGGGCCGCCGCCGCGTACCTCGACGGGCGCCGGCTCGCGGAACCGGCGCCCTCGACGCCCACGGCCGCTCCCGACCCGGTCGGGTTGCGCGCCCGGTCCACCCTTGGCCAGCCGGGGACCCCGTTCCCGTCCCGTCGGGACACGCCGCCGCGCTGA
- a CDS encoding endonuclease/exonuclease/phosphatase family protein, producing the protein MAARSYRFLRRTLAVGCLLAAAALPATRPTVPPTVIADATDAPQPTVLRMLQLNLCNSGRAGCYTGRAMARAAEVITAEAPDLVTLNEICAGDLSALHGVFQTVHPGRTVVAAFQAAGDRPSGDDTRCRNGQRFGIGLLTHVRTSATPHTVYAGTHPTQDLADPEERAWLCVDVDGALLACTTHLSATGYRIALTQCDHLLDTILPTISRDAGDEPTVLGGDLNLRAGHDPDVRSCTPPGHQRIDDGRLQHITATTDITLCCRELVPMHGATDHPGLLVTLTIGPSRRPA; encoded by the coding sequence GTGGCCGCCCGTTCGTACCGGTTCCTGCGCCGCACCCTGGCGGTGGGCTGCCTCCTCGCCGCTGCCGCACTGCCGGCCACCCGGCCGACAGTGCCGCCGACCGTCATCGCCGACGCCACGGACGCCCCGCAGCCCACGGTCCTGCGGATGCTCCAGCTGAACCTCTGCAACAGTGGCCGCGCCGGCTGCTACACCGGACGAGCAATGGCCAGGGCCGCCGAGGTGATCACCGCCGAGGCACCCGACCTGGTCACCCTCAACGAAATCTGCGCGGGCGACCTGTCCGCCCTGCACGGCGTGTTCCAAACCGTCCACCCTGGCCGGACCGTGGTGGCCGCGTTCCAGGCCGCCGGCGACCGCCCGAGCGGCGACGACACCCGCTGCCGCAACGGCCAACGGTTCGGCATCGGGCTGCTGACCCACGTGCGGACGTCGGCCACCCCGCACACCGTGTACGCCGGAACCCACCCCACCCAGGACCTCGCGGACCCCGAGGAACGAGCCTGGCTCTGCGTCGACGTCGACGGCGCCCTGCTCGCCTGCACCACGCACCTGTCCGCCACCGGCTACCGCATCGCGCTCACCCAGTGCGACCACCTGCTCGACACCATCCTGCCGACGATCAGCCGCGACGCCGGGGACGAGCCCACAGTGCTGGGCGGCGACCTCAACCTGCGCGCCGGGCACGACCCCGACGTGCGGTCCTGTACACCACCGGGCCATCAGCGGATCGACGACGGCCGGCTGCAACACATCACGGCGACCACCGACATCACGCTCTGCTGTCGCGAACTGGTGCCCATGCACGGCGCGACCGACCACCCCGGGCTACTGGTCACCCTCACCATCGGCCCCAGCCGCCGGCCGGCCTGA